One window from the genome of Brachionichthys hirsutus isolate HB-005 chromosome 19, CSIRO-AGI_Bhir_v1, whole genome shotgun sequence encodes:
- the LOC137908224 gene encoding patatin-like phospholipase domain-containing protein 7, with protein MTDCQEDNGDLCKWANIMLQNSQIGAQVPQSLEERMQTTMLTGILIGAAVAISLIGIAVLFLYRRFKLSREKQPGVPHYRFRKRDKVLFYGRKIMRKVQTLSSTPNPTSTSVSKQPQRIRKRTKVLSIARKILRIRKDPPTLQPKEPPPSLLEADLTEFDVQSSNLPSEVLYMLKNVRVLGHFEKPLFLELCRHMVFIELQEGESLFRPGDDDDSIYVVQDGRLELCIQDNDGTEPVVKEVHAGDSVHSLLSILDIITGYPAPYKTVLARAATRSTILRLPASAFESVFKKYPETLVRVIQIIMVRLQRVTFLALHNYLGLTTELFNPESQAVPLSNISNVMGEATSGKMTRRLHFQEELHAGTTESPTETDGVKDSPSNGYRKQRSISTDSAGIDLNRACERARIAVDESPSSPLAHKSNLKKSVTMQQTPSEVFHYTDCGGQYDAIQLSKSNTILQAAKRDLLGIIQLQDPGLLEGRVTLHQVKAGSVVARQGDQEVSIHLVISGLLHVYQRMIDREEESRLFVTHPGELVGQLAVLTGEPLIFTVRAQRDCSFLSISKTHFYEIMRVEPKVVLNVAHTVVRRMSSFVRQIDFALDWMAVEAGRAVYRQGEKSDSTFIVLTGRLRSVIMKEDGKKELIGEYGRGDLIGVVEALTHQNRATTVHAVRDSELAKLPEGALSSIKRKFPQVVTRLIHLLGQKILQQVNGPFTARSLGLHTSGSKWDAGNQASNLSTVTVLPVSEEVPLTAFTLELQHALIAIGPILLLTSDVIKQRLGTAALDSVHEYRLSSWLGQQEDIHRIVLYQTDYTLTPWTQRCIRQADCIIIVGLGEQDPAVGELERMLEGSAVRAQKQLVLLHREDGPPPKGTVNWLNMRSWISRHLHLSCPRRVFSKRSLPKLLELYQRVFEKPADRHSDFSRLARVLTGNAIALILGGGGARGCSQAGIMKALCEAGIPVDLVGGTSIGSLIGALYAEDHSYSRMRMRAREWAMEMTSVFKKVLDLTYPITSMFSGAAFNSSIYSIFKGKQIEDLWIPYFNITTDITASAMRVHTDGSLWRYVRASMSLSGYLPPLCDPKDGHLLMDGGYINNLPADVARSMGAKVVIAIDVGSQDETNLTNYGDSLSGWWLLWKRLNPLAEKVKVLNMAEIQTRLAYVCCVRQLESVKNSDYCEYIRPPIDRYRTLEFGKFDEIAAVGYQHGKTVFDVWSRSGVVEKMLKDRHQEEFHNTQSKNNVVTCPNASFTDLAEIVSRIEPVKPALVDEESDYHTDYDEEALESALSDMELYSRYGEHTEGEETGDTDEELDGKSHHSASSFPGRQTHPPTDGPLDMPAKEEVLS; from the exons ATGACGGACTGCCAGGAAGATAACGGAGATTTGTGCAAATGGGCCAATATA atgctgcagaacagccaaATTGGAGCACAAGTGCCACAGTCTCTGGAGGAGAGGATGCAGACCACCATG CTCACAGGCATACTGATTGGCGCTGCAGTCGCAATCTCACTGATTGGGATCGCCGTGCTCTTCCTTTACCGAAGATTCAAGCTTTCTC gTGAAAAACAGCCGGGTGTGCCTCACTATCGCTTCAGAAAACGCGATAAAGTGCTCTTCTATGGAAGGAAGATAATGCGAAAG GTCCAGACGCTGTCTTCGACTCCCAATCCAACCTCTACCTCAGTATCAAAGCAACCACAGCGCATACGCAAAAGAACTAAAGTTCTAAGCATAGCTCGCAA AATCCTGAGGATCCGTAAAGATCCTCCCACCCTGCAGCCCAAGGAACCTCCTCCTTCCCTGCTGGAGGCTGACCTGACTGAGTTTGATGTGCAGAGCTCAAACCTGCCCTCCGAGGTCCTGTATATGCTGAAGAACGTCAG AGTCTTGGGTCATTTTGAGAAGCCCCTGTTCCTTGAGTTGTGTCGCCACATGGTGTTTATTGAGCTGCAGGAAGGTGAAAGTCTGTTCAGgccaggtgatgatgatgacagcatCTACGTGGTCCAAGATGGCCGCCTTGAACTTTGCATCCAGGACAAT GATGGGACGGAACCGGTGGTGAAGGAGGTGCACGCAGGGGACAGTGTCCACAGCCTTCTGAGTATTCTGGACATCATCACT GGTTATCCAGCGCCGTATAAAACTGTACTGGCAAGGGCTGCAACTCGCTCCACCATCCTGCGTTTACCAGCATCAGCCTTTGAGTCTGTGTTTAAGAAATACCCAGAAACACTTGTTCGTGTCATTCAG ATAATCATGGTGCGCCTCCAAAGAGTCACCTTCTTAGCATTACACAACTACCTGGGCCTGACAACTGAGCTATTCAATCCG GAGAGTCAGGCGGTGCCCTTGTCCAATATAAGCAATGTGATGGGGGAGGCGACTTCTGGGAAGATGACCCGTCGTCTGCACTTCCAGGAGGAGCTACATGCTGGAACCACAGAGAGCCCCACAGAaacag ATGGCGTGAAGGACAGCCCTTCAAACGGCTACAGAAAGCAGCGCTCCATCTCCACCGACTCTGCAG GTATCGACCTCAACCGGGCTTGTGAACGGGCTCGAATCGCTGTCGACGAGTCTCCATCCAGTCCTCTCGCTCACAAA TCCAATCTGAAGAAGAGCGTGACGATGCAGCAGACGCCCTCTGAAGTGTTTCACTACACAGACTGCGGGGGGCAGTATGATGCCATCCAGCTGAGTAAGAGCAACACAATCCTCCAGGCTGCGAAGAGGGACTTGCTTGGAATTatccagctgcag GACCCTGGTCTGCTGGAGGGCAGAGTGACCCTCCACCAAGTGAAAGCTGGATCTGTGGTGGCTCGTCAGGGAGATCAG GAGGTGAGCATCCACTTGGTGATTTCCGGCCTCCTCCATGTTTACCAGCGGATGATTGACCGCGAAGAAGAGAGCCGTCTGTTTGTGACACACCCCGGAGAGCTTGTCGGTCAACTCGCCGTTCTGACCGGAGAGCCACTCATCTTCACCGTCCGAGCGCAGAGGGACTGCAGCTTCCTCTCGATCTCTAAGACCCACTTCTACGA GATAATGCGCGTGGAGCCAAAGGTTGTCCTGAATGTCGCTCACACCGTGGTGAGGAGGATGTCGTCTTTTGTCCGGCAGATAGACTTCGCTCTCGACTGGATGGCTGTCGAGGCGGGCAGGGCGGTCTACAG GCAAGGAGAGAAATCAGACAGTACGTTTATCGTATTGACTGGTCGACTACGCTCCGTAATCATGAAGGAAGATGGCAAGAAGGAGCTGATAGGAGAGTATGGACGCGGCGACCTGATCGGAGTG GTGGAGGCCCTGACCCATCAGAACAGAGCGACCACAGTGCATGCTGTGCGCGACTCTGAGCTGGCAAAGTTACCGGAAGGAGCGCTCAGCTCCATCAAGAGGAAATTTCCACAG GTTGTCACCAGGTTAATTCACCTCCTTGGACAGAAGATCCTCCAGCAAGTCAACGGCCCTTTCACAG CACGCAGCTTGGGCCTCCACACCTCTGGCAGTAAGTGGGATGCAGGCAACCAAGCCTCGAACCTTTCCACTGTGACCGTTCTGCCCGTATCAGAAGAGGTACCGCTCACCGCCTTCACCCTGGAGCTGCAGCATGCACTCATCGCGATAG GTCCCATTCTCCTGCTgaccagtgatgtcatcaagcaGCGACTAGGAACAGCAGCTCTAGACAG TGTTCATGAGTACCGTCTGTCCAGCTGGCTGGGCCAACAGGAAGACATCCATCGCATCGTTCTGTACCAGACAGACTACACTCTGACCCCGTGGACGCAGCGGTGCATCCGCCAAGCAGACTGCATCATTATCGTAGGACTGGGAGAGCAGGACCCCGCTGTTGGGGAG CTGGAGCGCATGCTGGAAGGAAGTGCAGTGCGTGCCCAGAAGCAGCTGGTGCTGTTGCACAGAGAAGACGGCCCCCCACCCAAAGGAACTGTGAACTGGCTCAACATGCGTAGCTGGATCTCCAGACACCTTCATCTCTCCTGTCCCCGAAGGGTTTTCTCTAAAAGGAGCCTCCCGAAACTG TTGGAGCTGTATCAGCGCGTGTTTGAGAAGCCGGCAGACCGCCACTCCGATTTCTCCCGTCTGGCCCGGGTGCTCACTGGGAATGCTATTGCACTTATcttgggaggaggaggtgccaG GGGCTGTTCCCAGGCGGGCATCATGAAGGCTCTTTGTGAGGCCGGCATCCCGGTCGACCTCGTTGGCGGCACCTCCATCGGTTCCTTGATAGGTGCACTCTATGCTGAGGACCACAGCTACAGCCGCATGAGGATGAGGGCCAGGGAATGGGCGATG GAAATGACTTCAGTGTTTAAGAAGGTTCTGGATTTGACGTACCCGATCACCTCCATGTTCTCCGGCGCAGCCTTCAACTCCAGCATCTACAGCATCTTCAAGGGCAAACAGATTGAG GACCTCTGGATCCCGTATTTCAATATCACAACTGACATCACTGCTTCGGCCATGAGAGTACACACTGATG GTTCTCTGTGGCGGTATGTCCGTGCCAGCATGTCTCTGTCCGGGTatctgcctcctctctgtgaCCCTAAAGATGGACACCTGCTGATGGACGGAGGCTACATCAACAACCTGCCAG CCGATGTGGCGCGCTCCATGGGGGCCAAGGTGGTGATAGCTATTGACGTGGGCAGCCAGGATGAAACCAACCTCACTAATTATGGTGACTCGCTGTCGGGCTGGTGGCTGCTATGGAAACGCCTCAACCCTCTCGCGGAGAAAGTAAAG GTGTTAAACATGGCAGAGATCCAGACCCGGCTGGCGTACGTGTGCTGCGTTCGGCAGCTGGAGTCCGTGAAGAACAGCGACTACTGCGAGTACATCAGACCCCCGATTGACAGATACCGGACACTAGAGTTTGGAAAATTTGATGAGATTGCT gcGGTGGGCTACCAGCACGGAAAAACGGTGTTTGACGTGTGGAGTCGCAGTGGAGTGGTGGAAAAGATGCTGAAAGACAGACACCAGGAGGAGTTCCACAACACACAAAGCAAGAACAAT GTGGTGACGTGTCCGAATGCTTCCTTCACTGACCTGGCAGAAATCGTGTCCCGAATTGAGCCTGTCAAGCCCGCCCTGGTGGACG AGGAGTCTGATTACCACACGGACTATGACGAGGAGGCGTTGGAAAGCGCTCTGTCTGACATGGAGCTATACAGTCGCTATGGAGAGCACACTGAAGGGGAGGAGACTGGTGACACG GATGAAGAGCTGGATGGGAAATCACACCACAGTGCCTCCTCATTTCCCGGCAGGCAAACTCATCCCCCCACCGACGGTCCTCTGGACATGCCTGCAAAGGAGGAAGTCCTTTCATAA